One genomic region from Homalodisca vitripennis isolate AUS2020 chromosome 6, UT_GWSS_2.1, whole genome shotgun sequence encodes:
- the LOC124364287 gene encoding apoptotic chromatin condensation inducer in the nucleus: MRRRSDRSKTKPTPKEESPEKSTRKSHRHSRRRRKSSSSSDGENKASKPDVESITQPIEVQIQDIELPQEKPVEAPVKEKEETTKKSNDKPQEWKEDDSFWGSENAKPAQDKPGENASTNEKEESSVWKVQSSNGAEGGEIQKLKICRQRPTESPEIGETSLLKRLNRVPRESRSTDDSAHEESEKETKKSKHRTRTSSKNSPLVSPTVICDMSEDSPTKIKIINVSHISTEKGGGSVTKVTSDEVVNERSQELIANQAQDDSQISDTLDIALPADDPPPQVTPEAENKQNTEEKVEEPATNVSVPIDTSETTNVKESPKDESKPVEISGGSESAKMSPKTSPTSSPRPKKEGEHSSRSSSGDSDCSEGNSKPRKVKKKRRRELQSTVQRKLSTSASPAHESSDSEDDQKKKEAKNQESTDPQNNKNIVSDKENEADNSLQPKENNVDANCAQKEEKPQCPMPRKRRWGSSKTNHSDKLQVLTISTDSLKSLIPDAKPVPADELQLSVEEEEGQLDDDEEEDEVVALVVKEEEKQIERERQREERQKEKERELAERKKKFERVEKVKEEKHSTSQSNTSDKGVAPRKILLLSDDAKKLARSPSPPRHKPTSVLYITHLVRPFTVQQLKNLLLRTGTIAENGFWIDKIKSKCYVEFTTEDAAVETRHALHGVRWPPSNPKTLVVEFASHDDLIMAQALAEEPDVPRKSEPLTMVEGWVADQARIKERNRRNTVREWDVGKPDHPDEALDIEELKMKEKREQERKTRKERHHRSPTPEAEPPVRKARRKEEDAPAKLLDDLFRKTKTSPCIYWLPLTQEQIAVKEEIRRQHMAEHERRMAELKKAEQARRDRERRNRK, encoded by the exons ATGAGGAGGAGAAGTGATCGGAGCAAAACCAAACCCACACCTAAGGAAGAGTCTCCAGAAAAATCTACACGTAAATCACACAGACATTCAAGAAGGCGAAGAAAGTCGTCATCATCCTCGGACGGTGAAAACAAAGCTTCTAAGCCTGATGTGGAGAGTATTACACAACCAATAGAAGTGCAAATTCAAGACATCGAGCTACCACAGGAAAAGCCTGTTGAAGCACCTGTTAAGGAGAAAGAAGAAACCACGAAAAAATCAAATGATAAACCTCAGGAATGGAAAGAGGATGACTCATTTTGGGGATCTGAAAATGCTAAG CCTGCTCAGGATAAACCTGGTGAAAACGCAAGTACAAATGAAAAAGAAGAGAGTTCTGTGTGGAAGGTTCAAAGTTCAAATGGAGCCGAAGGAGgtgaaatacaaaaattgaaaatatgtcgTCAGAGACCGACAGAATCTCCTGAAATAGGAGAAACATCTTTACTCAAAAG GTTAAATCGAGTCCCTAGAGAAAGTCGGAGCACTGATGATTCTGCACATGAAGAGTCCGAGAAGGAAACAAAGAAATCAAAACACAGAACACGGACTTCATCTAAAAATAGTCCCCTAGTCTCACCCACCGTCATCTGTGACATGTCGGAAGATTCTCCAACGAAAATCAAAATAATCAACGTCAGTCACATAAGCACCGAGAAGGGTGGCGGAAGTGTAACCAAAGTCACGAGTGATGAAGTAGTAAATGAGAGAAGTCAAGAATTGATTGCTAATCAAGCCCAAGATGATAGTCAGATAAGCGACACGCTAGACATTGCTTTGCCTGCAGATGATCCCCCTCCACAAGTTACACCAGAAGCAGAAAACAAACAGAACACTGAAGAAAAGGTTGAAGAACCTGCAACAAACGTTTCTGTTCCCATTGATACCTCTGAGACAACCAATGTAAAAGAATCCCCCAAAGATGAAAGCAAACCTGTAGAGATTTCCGGAGGAAGCGAAAGTGCAAAAATGTCTCCAAAAACATCTCCAACATCAAGCCCAAG GCCAAAGAAAGAAGGTGAACATTCAAGCAGATCGTCTAGTGGTGATAGCGATTGTTCGGAAGGTAATTCTAAACCACGCAAAGTGAAAAAGAAACGGAGACGTGAACTTCAATCAACGGTGCAGCGGAAACTTAGTACGTCGGCCAGCCCAGCACACGAGTCTTCTGA CTCCGAAGACGACCAGAAGAAGAAAGAAGCCAAGAACCAAGAGTCTACGGATCCACAAAACAACAAGAATATCGTCAGTGATAAG gaGAATGAAGCTGATAACTCTCTCCAGCCGAAAG AGAACAATGTCGATGCGAACTGTGCTCAGAAGGAAGAGAAGCCTCAGTGCCCGATGCCAAGGAAGAGAAGATGGGGTTCTAGCAAGACAAACCACTCGGACAAGCTACAAGTTCTCACCATATCGACAGACTCGCTCAAG AGTTTAATACCAGATGCAAAACCAGTGCCAGCGGATGAATTACAACTCTCtgttgaagaagaagaaggacaGTTGGATGATGACGAGGAAGAAGATGAGGTAGTGGCACTAGTAGTGAAGGAAGAAGAGAAACAAATAGAACGGGAAAGGCAGAGAGAGGAAAGGCAGAAGGAGAAGGAAAGAGAACTGGCAGAGAGGAAGAAAAAGTTTGAGCGAGTGGAGAAAGTCAAAGAGGAGAAACATTCAACATCACAGTCAAACACATCTGATAAAG GTGTGGCTCCTAGAAAAATCCTATTACTGTCAGATGATGCCAAGAAACTGGCACGTTCTCCATCCCCACCCCGCCACAAGCCCACAAGTGTACTGTACATAACACATCTTGTCCGGCCGTTCACTGTCCAGCAACTCAAGAATCTCCTGCTGCGCACAGGCACTATCGCTGAGAATGGCTTCTGGATTGACAAAATCAAGTCCAAGTGTTACGTCGAA TTCACGACTGAAGATGCGGCAGTGGAGACAAGACACGCTCTGCATGGAGTGAGATGGCCCCCCAGTAACCCCAAGACGCTGGTGGTGGAGTTTGCTTCTCATGATGATCTGATAATGGCCCAAGCGTTGGCAGAAGAGCCAGATGTACCTCGTAAGTCTGAACCGTTGACCATGGTTGAAGGATGGGTCGCAGATCAAGCCAGAATAAAGGAGAGGAATCGTCGG AACACTGTGCGAGAATGGGACGTTGGCAAACCTGATCATCCAGACGAGGCTTTAGATATTGAGGagttaaaaatgaaagaaaaaagaGAACAGGAACGAAAGACGAGAAAAGAGCGCCATCACCGCAGCCCTACTCCAGAGGCAGAACCTCCAG tgCGCAAGGCTCGAAGGAAAGAAGAAGATGCTCCTGCCAAATTATT